ttgatttgaataatttcgagggaaaaattgttccggagccgggtatcgaacccgggacctttggtttaacgtaccaacgctctaccactgagctactcgggaactctaaccgacaccgatccaatttttccctctatatccacagacctcaaagtgggctgacaaccgtcaagcaaccaacttcaagtgcacactaactccgtgtgacttaaattgtggttttctgttaacgaacagtgacgtgtattatgcaaatcaagatttcaggtataactccctgtaaagttgatttgaataatttcgagggaaaaattgttccggagccgggtatcgaacccgggacctttggtttaacgtaccaacgctctaccactgagctactcgggaactctaaccgacaccgatccaatttttccctctatatccacagacctcaaagtgggctgacaaccgtcaagcaaccaacttcaagtgcacactaactccgtatgacttaaattgtggttttctgttaacgaacagtgacgtgtattatgcaaatcaagatttcaggtataactccctgtaaagttgatttgaataatttcgagggaaaaattgttccggagccgggtatcgaacccgggacctttggtttaacgtaccaacgcgttggtacgttaaaccaaaggtcccgggttcgatacccggctccggaacaatttttccctcgaaattattcatgcaACAAATAGTTGCACAATGTATTGCACCGTAGATATTAACGCATATACCCAGTATATACTAAATTTCATATTCCATCTTAACCGTGTTCAGTACACATTCATTTATTGATCAGAATCACTGCAATCATTTGGCATACTTGGCACTTAAGATGAAAATCTGTTTTTGCAAAATCGATGGCATTGTGTTAGCGATTATTACCACTACTGAATTTAATCAAAAGATATATCTAGTGTTCTACTTGCATACAAAATTAATGCTAACTCTGTAACTACAAATATTTATATAAGCATAGATAAAATTACCTGTAGAGTATGCTTAAGTATTTCAGTTTTTGGCTGACGAACTACAAATGTTTTTTCTTGTGAACCACATATGTcctagaaaagaaaaatatacacagatataataataataataataataataataataataataataataataataatcatcatcatcatcctcataatcatcatcatcatcatcaacatgatTGACATTATACGAAATTAAAATGACAGCAGAACCTTTTATTTTGTAACAGCTATTTACTGTATGCAAACTACAGCAATTCTCTCTCACGAACATCGTCAGCACAAGTGGCTGGACAAATAATATGAAGTATTAGCATTTTTATGTCAATGGTAATATTACAATACTGCCTGAGAGCATCACTACTTCCTTTCTGGGCTGTGGTGAGATTATGAAGTGGAAAATTGACACTCTAACCCTTTCCCTAACAGTTCTCCCACCTACAAAGAATATTTATCGATAAACTAAAATGGTCTAACAAGAAACACGGAATTCATACTCACCAAGTTCACATGACAAAAACTCTCCTTCAGAGATTTGAGTAACATGGAGTCCAATTTGTTGTCTGGGTCGCATGTTTTGTATGGAAATGCACATTTCTGAAGGAGCCAAAAGAAGGTTTGAGTGATGTCACCACCACCATATTCCATACGTACCTTAAACAAAAGttctgattttaaaaatatatagtacaattttaaattaatttttttttacaatttttccacATCAAATGTCAGGATGACAAACTCACCTTTATCTGATGTTATCTATATACCTAGCTATTTTTGTTcggaaaatattttaagaataaagtACACTTCTGGAAGAAGAAACATAGCAATAAACGTAAATCTCTGGACATGGTATGATTTGTAGTAATgttaaatgctatgttttatttaatgattctcgcaactgcagaggttatatcagcatcgctggatgtgccggaattttgtcccgcaggagttcttttacatgccagtaaatctactgacatgagcctgtcgcatttaagcacacttaaatgccatcgacctggcctgggctcgaacccgcaaccttgggcatagaaggccagcactataccaagtcaccaaccaggtcgacatttgTAGTAAAATAATATCCGTATTAATAATGactgtcaaaaaatggacatgaAATTACGAATGAAAAGTGCGCAAAAGACGagaaaaatatacttacttacttactggcttttaaggaatccggaggttcattgccgccctcacataagcccccactgatccctatcctgagcaagattaatccagtttctatcatcatatcttacctccatcaaatccattttaatattatcttcccatctacgtctcggcctccccaaaggtctttttccctccggcctcccagctaacactctatatgcatttctggattcgcccatacgtgctacatgccctgcccatctcaaacgtctggatttaatgttcctaattatgtcaggtgaggaatacaatgcgtgcagttctgcgttgtgtaactttctccattctcctgtaagttcatccctcttagccccaaatattttcctaagcaccttattctcaaacacccttaacctatgttcctctctcaaagtgagagtccaagtttcacaaccataaagaacaaccggtaatataactgttttataaattctaactttcagattttttgacagcagactagatgataaaagtttctcaaccgaataataacaggcatttcccatatttattctgtgtttaatttcttcccgagtatcatttatatttgttactgttgctcccagatatttgaatttctccacctcttcaaaagataaatttccaatttttatatttccatttcgtacaatattctcgtcacgagacataatcatatactttgtcttttcgggatttacttccaaacctatctctttacttgcttccagtaaaatttccgtgttttccctaatcgtttgtggattttctcctaacatattcacatcatccgcatagacaagaagctgatgtaacccgttcaatttcaaaccctctctgttatcttggactttcctaatggcatactctagagcaaagttaaaaagtaaaggtgatagtgcatctccttgcttcagcccacagtgaattggaaacgcatctaacagaaactgaccttatttgagaaaaatatgaataataataataataataataataataataataataataataataataataataatatcattatcttCAAGCAATAGAGTCTGAAGTTCTTAGCAACTGAAATTTTCCAAGTCATCTCTTCTTTGATTGTTCCAAATTTCCTTTTCTTTTGCACTATACATAAGAATCCACTTCAGATGTAGTTCTATATTCATTGTTCGCAGATGACCTTCTGGCCCTAGGTTGCCGGTTCAATCCTGGACCACCtcgatggcatataagtgtgcaccggtgatgctgatataaccttggcagttgcgaacgtcgttaaataaaccataatttcattttatttcattgtttgcaTACGTCTAGTCAGTGCTTTTTGTAACCATGAATTTTataattcaaacaaaatatttaaaaatagtatcACTGTGATCATACATATTGAATTCTCAGACTGTCATTTTTTATAACTTCCAGTGtatattttaaataccggtacctgATTTTGTTAGCTTGTAATCTACGCTCATCACTCTCTGTTTCATTCCCATACAAAATACATGCAATTGCCTTCattgataaaattatttacatcgcattagaaattattttcgtTCTTTTCTATGGAAATTTTGAAATCATATGTTTGAATTATATTTCTGGCGTACTTCTGTTGTTTGTATTTGTTGTACTACAAGAAAAAGAATGAGAGTTTGATGTTACCCTTGTATTACGATGTGAGATGCCATCTTCAACACAGGACACAGATGTTTTTTGATCACCTACGTCCACAACACACGCATAACCAAGACCAGCTCCAAAAGTAGCAGCAACATGATCCTAAAAATATGCAATTAGTATAAATCATAACTAGCGTCAGAATCTAATTGGGATGGAGTTACAACAATTAATATGACGGTAAATTGTgatcataataatattactactagATACAAGACTGACTCAAGTCACAACAACGGAATTCTCTTAACAGTGAATTTAGAAAAAGATCAGCATATACAAATTTAGataagaaaattaatatgtgGATACGTCAAATGGTTAGACAGAGACAATAATTATATCAGTGGAACAAATGGCATCTCGTACTATCACTAAACATTTGAAAGAAAATGAATTCTGACaattacatatatacaaataTGTTACACTGTTCGCAAGTTTTTAAAagttgaggcgttcagaagtcaacatgattaactccttttccaaagattttgagatattcaagattAAAGTTAAATATACCTATTTGgttctgtgttgtagtcaagaagaatattacattctgtgggctttttactgaactatggagttaatcacattgaccactgaaaatgaggagcatcgtttcaaaacgtattaagtgcaCCAGTGGATGAAATTAAATTTCtgactttctatttatttatctttcatgctgtgaagtctgatcgttccaagtcgtcatatttgtaaaatgtgaaactagtacttaaaaatggttttgtgtagtgtttttaAAACTTGTCCAGTTCATGAGTGATTCAGTTTTTCGTCATTCATGTAAAAAAATTttaagttgcacataatacgttttgaaacgatgctcctcaaatatggtcaatttaatacattgccaacttagaaactctgaaataaccaaaagtggagttaatcacgttgacttctgaacgcctcagtTGATGACAACGGtaacgaagaagaagaagtccATCTCGCTAGAAATTTCCACTTAGTCATATTTATTTTACCTGAAGAAGAAAACATCCTCCGAAGCCAATTTTACATAGCAAAAGAGTCGTGAGCTCTTTTAAGTATTGGCGATTATAAATATCTGGCACAACCAAGACAGCTCTGTAATGCTGAAAGAgataaacattaatttatttttataacaatccaATGGATGctaaaacttaaaatattttatctgGAAATATGTTATTAAACAAATGAGCACAATGagcaataggcctacagataaattaaagtaatataatatcATTAATGATTAATGTAAATGTTAATTataacacacgcacacacaaaatCGTATGTAGTCATGTACTACCAATCAAATCAGATATGACAGTTTAATACAAGATTAAAATGTAAtcaatttcgacctgataattaagtagtaaaaataGCAAACAAAGAATTTGAACtttcatttgttaaattttattttaaatttatagtatTATTGTGCATGCTGATATAGTGAatttcttacttaaaaaaaaaaaaaaaaaaaaaaaagacaaaaatatttgccTGAAATATTTACAACATTTGCGAATTACATTACGTCTACTAACTCGTAAATCTCTAAGTGGGATTTCAAGCCGATATCTGATAGCCCAAGTCCATATTGTTTCCAAGTTTGCTAGAACTGCTGTAAGTGATCCACCTGGTCCTGAATGAACATAGAGATCTCCACGCCGGTAGGGGAAATGAATGTTGAAGTCCTGTCCAGCATTCAGGTATAATACCTGCAATAAACAAAGGAACACACAGCTATGACAAATGAAAGCTTTCTGAAAATGTGTTTGTAGTGAAACATAGTTCAGATaatacccaacaaaattaatttttcaggaatttggcgtatcaaatctagaacaaatttataaacaaaaattgctgatttacttccataaaaaccacaataaatttaaatttgatcctcatgaataccagacgagacaaaactacagtttctttctaaatactcccaaatgccacacaactgctggattaaaacacagcagaaattttggacccaaaatatataatacattaattagagcttaccctgagctaagtacacttaacacacatagatttaagaaacaaatcagattaattatttaattgtttaagctaattgagttaaaaattgttactctaatattcatgtacttctttattttctatttgtatatagacatattacatgctgtatgtattttaccatttattaatgtgattgtgctcaatgaactctcgtaattttgtgatatattttgtataactgatctgaactgcgcccgagcacgagcttctgctctttcgggctgcaatgcctaatgtagctcaagtgtatagtattaataaatattattattattattattattattattattattattattattacttaaaatataCCTTGTTTGTTTGTATAAGTTAAGTTCAAAGTTCGAAATCACGAATTTCACCAAATGGTTGGACTCTTTGCATATTGGTCAGCATGACTGGCCAGAGCTCAACTCACATACTTACCTCTTGTTGATTTATCATCTGTCCCCACAACCAATCATCATTAGAGCTTCCATTCTTTTCCCTTTAATAATGTGGAGAAACATGAATGATTTTCAGCTCAGGAATGAAAAAATCATTACTGATTTCTTTTAGTGATATTTTTCGTTCATGTTATTAGtctttgtctgtttttttttagtaggctattttacgatgctgtatcaacatctcaggttatttagcgtctgaatgatatgaaggtgataatgacggtgaaatgagtccggggtccatccagcaccgaaagttacccagcatttgctcatattgggttgaggaaaaactccggaaaaaacctcaaccaggtaactttccccgaccgggaatcgaacccgggccacctggtttcgcggccagacgtgctagccattactccacaggtgtggacttgtctgTTTTCATGGCAAACTCTACATAAATGCACTTATTATGTAAGGTTTAAGGATGTTCAAAGAAATTCGATTAATATTTAACAAAGTATTCAGTAACatgaatgaaatgtttatattcacatacatAAAACTCAATGCAGATTCCATAAATGtacgtaaatatttttaaaaatatgtatctgTCACAAACTGTATacctaaacaatttttttttttttttgtttaaaatatggctaggcttttaatatttatttatttccaacaaattttgtaggcctataacatttcATAGCAAAACTTAAAATTACGAAGTTACTCCAGACTTTTTTTACACTATGAATATTCGTAGCAGAGAACATTTACAAaagtacttacaacttacttacaaatgcttttagagaacccagaggttcattgctgcccttacataagcccgccatcggtccctattttaagcaagatcaatccagtccttcccattatattccacctccctcaaatccatctacgttctcggtctccccaaaggtcttttcccctccggcctcccaactaacactctaaatgcatttctgaattcgttcatacgtgctacatgccctgcacatctcaaacgtctggatttaatgtttctaattaagtcaagtgaagaatacaatgcatacagttctgcattgtgtaacattctccattctcctgtaacttcacccctcttagccccaaatattttcctaagcatcttagcCTCTGTCCCTCGctcaaaagtgagagtccaagtttcacaaccatacagaacaaccaatcATAAAAGTACTGGAGGTAAGACAAATGGAGGTAAAATGCTCAGGGCTAATTTAACTCATCTCTAGTCATATTCTACTTCTTTTAGCCTCAGTTCTTCttttacaacataataataaatacaataaatgtatttCTCACCTCATCACCCACAACAACATCCCCTTCTGGTTTGATCCATTCCCCTCCTGAACTACCTATAACTTCAGGATTTGAACGTCTGTTAAATGCAGCAATTTGCTGTGGTGGTGTTGCATATCGTCTTCGTCCATCAGACTGTAAGCATGACTGCAATGTGTGTGACACTTGAAGTCGAGAATCTTCCATTTCTTGGACCAATTCTTTTGTCTGAAAgtagttaaatatttaaaatacaaagaactacaaaaaaaaattacttacttacttactggcttttaaggaacccgaaggttcattgccgccctcacataagcccgtcatcggtccctatcctgagcgagattaatccagtcccacctccctcaaatccattttaatattatcttcccatctatgtctcggcctccccaaaggtcttttcccctctggcctcccaactaacactctatatgcatttctggattcgtccatacgtgctacatgccctgcccatctcaaacgtctggatttaatgttcctaattatgtcaagtgaaggatacaatgcgtgcagctctgcattgtgtaactttctccattctcctgtaacgtcatcccttttagccccaaatattttcctaagaaccttattctcaaacaccctcaatctctgttcctctctcaaagtgagagtccaagttttacagccatacagaacaaccggtaatataactgttttataaattctaactttcagattttttgacagcagactagatgacaaaagcttctcaaccgaataataacacgcatttcccatatttattctgcgtttaatttcctcccgagtttcatttatatttgttactgttgctccaagatatttgaatttttccacctcttcgaaggataaatctccaacttttatagttccatttcgtgcaatattctgatcacgagacataatcatatacttagggatttacttccaaccctatctctttacttgcttcaagtagaatttccgcgttttccctaatcgtttgtggattttctcctaacatattcacgtcatctgcatagacaagaagctgatgtaacccgttcaattccaaaccctctgtgttatcctgaactttcctaatggcatattcaagagcgaagttaaaaagtaaaggtgatagtgcatctccctgctttagcccgcagtgaatacaaaaaaattactaGTAAAATTAAAAGTATAAATACAGAGATGGTCTTGTTACCTACCTTTGCGACCTGAGGAGGTAGAAAAGTATCATGATGAATGGCTCCTCCTGGCAATCTTCTTCTAGCAACAACGTGAAGCAATGTATGAGGGTTCAAGTCAGAAGCACGACCAATACGAAGGTACAGTGAACCAGGATGGATGACAATTATAGTCTGTGCTTGGATTTGCTACAAGAAATATCAGCgtgaaattaaaaattcaaaaaggATGGATGACAATTATTGTCTGTGCTTGAATTTGCTACAAGAAATATCAGCgtgaaattaaaaattcaaaaatgttGGAGTAAGATTATATTAACTCATTAAATTTCGCTTTTTGAGCGAATCTTCGATCCCGTTACATACAACATACAAGAGAAAACCccgtatttaaataattgaaagaaactCAAAATGGCTGGATCTTTGAACCCGCTGCACACAACATACGAGAGAAGAAAACatagttaggcctaaataattgaaaataacctcaaaattctAGCACAACACTCTAAAGACACAATATAATTACTGCGAAAGCTATAAACCCGTTCCAATACCTTCGTTTCTCATACACCTGACAGGTGATTTTCTCAGACATTTTCACACGAAATCACTCCTTTCTTCGATGCAGGGTAAATGTAGATATGTACCTATTTCTTGTCGCCCACTCCCTCTTTGCGCATTCGACATCTCGTAAGAACTTAGCTGCACCAGTCTTTCAGATTTTTCCACCAAACCTAACCCGTCACTGATCTTCAATCTTTGGAAAACTTATTTTCCAGATACCGGTATATGTATGTTTGTAAAATTGCACACTATCTCTCAGTTTCATTGATTCATCATGAAGCAACGCAACACAAATCAGACATCAGTCCCATATGTGGTGCGTAACGAGATCGAAGATTCAATAATTTTTGCTTCACTGTCAATCTTGGTTAGGATTACATACCTCTGCACATGACTCTTGAAAAGTTGGCATATTAACAATCACTATCACTAATAATGCTACGAAACTGTTCTAATGTAAACTACAGAAATGACATAAATCATTATGTTCCAATTATTAAGTCTAGTATTcgttatataataaatataaaatatatcactatttCGTAACTACCAAACTGATTATTTCCCAAAGCCTGTACTTCACGTTTGAATGTTTACTTCCTGCGCACGGCTACTCTGATTCCAACCGTGTCGTAGAGAATATTTTGATCCTTATGCCATAAAACCTGATGTGAATCTGGAAGGCGGAATGgcttgtccttgggcagaaagctaAGCTAATTAATAAATCTATTTGGTACACAGAAATCCATAGGcaaaaatgatatatatatatgagtgacGAATTCTAGGAAATTATcccataatgcaattaaacctttGGTTCAACTGTAGTAAACACGAACTTTATACATCATGTTTTTAATATGGAACGAGGGAGCATAAACCCCCCCCTTCTCCCCCTCCAAAATGCTGACAATATTGGCTTCTTCCTATTTCTAAACGATGCTCAACGTTTCTACAACTCTCCTGCTTAATATTTGTCAATTAAAATTTGAATCCATTTGTTATTGTGCTActgaattgtttaaaataaattgctCTCAACAAAGAGTTCAACATTGCCACTTCTTTTTGAagtcatatgaaataaaaaaaagaaagatataaaaCTAGAACAAAACAACCGAGGGTTCTCAGCGCCCCTTCCAGGatatctggggggggggggggggagctcaAGGAGCCTCAGTCTCCAGGTTCCGGCACTTCTGCTTGCATATACTTCCCTTTCAAATCATAGCCTATCTTCTTCTATCGTTACTTCATCTTCAGTTAATTTACTGGAATCAGAAAGCAAATACTGGTATACTTTGATtaggtataaataatattataatactgtatgtCAGGTGGTAGAAGATAGAAAACAATGACGCAGAAATGTGAGGGAGGCTATAGACTTTGATGGACTATAAACTCATATAATGTAGAAGATAATGTTAATGATACGTTGTGATTCTTTCAATTACAACATTTTGTTACTGAAGACTGTGTACAGTTAATAGCCAagagccaccagcatagctcagtcagctaagacgcttgcctgctggtccagagttgcgctcgggcacgggttcgattcccacttggactgaccacgtggttggattttttccgaggttttctccaactgtaagacaaatgtcaggtgatctatggcgaattctcggcatcatctcgctatcaccaatcccattgatgctaaataacctcgtagttgatacagcatcgttaaataaccaagtaaaaaaatagccAAGAATGAAGCTTAACCTCACCTTCGCCCCCCTACCCTTAACCTTGTTCTTACAATATATTCTTTAGATTCTACACCAGTAAGTGGATTAATTATCTTTCTATAAGAATTCACATCACTATCCTGGAAACGAAATTAGCTGCACATACAGTATAaggaaacgattagggaaaacacgggaattttactggaagcaagtaaagtgatcggtttggaagtaa
This region of Periplaneta americana isolate PAMFEO1 chromosome 13, P.americana_PAMFEO1_priV1, whole genome shotgun sequence genomic DNA includes:
- the Arp8 gene encoding actin-related protein 8, translating into MPTFQESCAEQIQAQTIIVIHPGSLYLRIGRASDLNPHTLLHVVARRRLPGGAIHHDTFLPPQVAKTKELVQEMEDSRLQVSHTLQSCLQSDGRRRYATPPQQIAAFNRRSNPEVIGSSGGEWIKPEGDVVVGDEVLYLNAGQDFNIHFPYRRGDLYVHSGPGGSLTAVLANLETIWTWAIRYRLEIPLRDLRHYRAVLVVPDIYNRQYLKELTTLLLCKIGFGGCFLLQDHVAATFGAGLGYACVVDVGDQKTSVSCVEDGISHRNTRVRMEYGGGDITQTFFWLLQKCAFPYKTCDPDNKLDSMLLKSLKESFCHVNLDICGSQEKTFVVRQPKTEILKHTLQVGDEGIVAPLSLFQPELFGVTGPKVVHIQQRATGDPEDPHDDNYLRETSRRGMKESLEPLAGGLSGGDLDGLAPGLDCSGGVGPGEEDIVVDAIDSAAPAGVRDVEAKEFVLGPAQALGLDQAVLQSIDRCPTEDLKRKMYGCILVVGGGMKFAGIGTWLQNRISLQIPYMYRAEQLDIITTPKEMDPQMTAWKGAAIMSCLESAQELWIYPVEWEKIGVKILRERAPFMW